The following are from one region of the Capsicum annuum cultivar UCD-10X-F1 chromosome 1, UCD10Xv1.1, whole genome shotgun sequence genome:
- the LOC107855312 gene encoding probable polygalacturonase isoform X2 translates to MNRWVLCIVSTLLLMNWSAVAEWETCSGIVPMQYRYDKISILDFGGVGDGKTLNTKAFREAIFRIEHLKRRGGTLLYIPPGVYLTGPFNLTSRMTLYLAGGAVIKATQDPSQWPLVDPLPSYGRGRERPGGRYMSLLHGNGLHDVIITGENGTIDGQGDVWWNMWRQRTLQYTRPHLVELMNSRGIIFSNVIFKNSPFWNIHPVYCSNVVIRHVTILAPADSPNTDGIDPDSSSNVCIEDSYISVGDDLIAVKSGWDQYGIAYGRSSHGITIRRITGSSPFAGIAVGSETSGGVVDVLAEHISLFNMGVGIHIKTNIGRGGMIRNITVSNVYMENTRMGIKIAGDVGDHPDGNFNPNALPIVKGIKIKDVWGEKVLQAGLIRGIKNSPFSGICLSNINLHGNPGPRKLPWKCSDVRGAAIQVSPWPCSELTSSQQTGACSTYF, encoded by the exons ATGAATCGATGGGTCCTATGCATTGTGAGCACATTGCTTCTGATGAACTGGTCGGCGGTGGCAGAGTGGGAGACGTGCTCGGGGATAGTACCAATGCAATATCGATATGATAAGATATCGATATTGGACTTTGGAGGTGTAGGTGATGGAAAGACATTGAATACAAAAGCATTTAGAGAAGCAATTTTTAGAATTGAACACTTGAAGAGGAGGGGTGGAACTTTGCTTTACATACCTCCTGGTGTATACTTGACCGGTCCATTTAATCTTACCAGTCGAATGACTCTTTATTTAGCCGGTGGTGCTGTTATCAAAGCTACTCAG GATCCAAGTCAATGGCCATTGGTCGATCCATTGCCTTCATATGGAAGAGGAAGAGAGCGACCTGGTGGAAGGTATATGAGCTTACTCCATGGAAATGGGCTCCATGATGTGATTATCACTG GTGAGAATGGTACTATTGATGGCCAGGGTGATGTTTGGTGGAATATGTGGAGGCAAAGAACTCTTCAATATACACGACCTCATCTCGTTGAACTAATGAACTCCAGAGGCATAATCTTTTCTAATGTCATTTTCAAGAACTCTCCCTTTTGGAATATCCACCCTGTTTATTGCAG CAACGTTGTCATTCGACATGTCACCATATTGGCTCCAGCTGATTCACCAAACACTGATGGAATCGATCCAG ATTCAAGCTCTAATGTCTGCATAGAAGATTCCTATATTTCAGTAGGGGATGACCTAATAGCCGTAAAGAGTGGCTGGGATCAGTATGGTATTGCTTATGGTCGCTCTAGTCATGGCATAACAATCCGAAGGATAACTGGATCGTCTCCATTTGCTGGAATTGCAGTTGGAAGCGAAACTTCTGGTGGCGTAGTGGATGTTTTAGCTGAGCATATAAGCCTTTTCAACATGGGAGTTGGCATTCACATTAAGACGAACATTGGTCGAGGAGGGATGATCAGAAACATTACGGTCTCAAATGTCTACATGGAAAACACACGAATGGGGATTAAGATTGCAGGTGATGTTGGGGACCATCCGGATGGTAATTTCAATCCAAATGCTCTTCCAATTGTCAAGGGTATCAAGATTAAGGATGTTTGGGGTGAAAAGGTTTTGCAGGCTGGTTTGATTCGTGGCATAAAGAATTCCCCTTTCTCCGGGATTTGTCTCTCCAATATCAACCTTCATGGCAACCCTGGACCACGAAAGTTACCTTGGAAATGCTCAGATGTTAGAGGGGCTGCAATTCAAGTCAGCCCTTGGCCTTGCTCAGAACTCACCAGCAGCCAACAAACCGGTGCATGCTCTACCTACTTCTGA
- the LOC107855312 gene encoding probable polygalacturonase isoform X3 translates to MKCWPNGALWYYKQLMKLPSTTETMNRWVLCIVSTLLLMNWSAVAEWETCSGIVPMQYRYDKISILDFGGVGDGKTLNTKAFREAIFRIEHLKRRGGTLLYIPPGVYLTGPFNLTSRMTLYLAGGAVIKATQDPSQWPLVDPLPSYGRGRERPGGRYMSLLHGNGLHDVIITGENGTIDGQGDVWWNMWRQRTLQYTRPHLVELMNSRGIIFSNVIFKNSPFWNIHPVYCSNVVIRHVTILAPADSPNTDGIDPDSSSNVCIEDSYISVGDDLIAVKSGWDQYGIAYGRSSHGITIRRITGSSPFAGIAVGSETSGGVVDVLAEHISLFNMGVGIHIKTNIGRGGMIRNITVSNVYMENTRMGIKIAGDVGDHPDGNFNPNALPIVKGIKIKDVWGEKVLQAGLIRGIKNSPFSGICLSNINLHGNPGPRKLPWKCSDVRGAAIQVSPWPCSELTSSQQTGACSIHGQSNCSHQKKVSYLYHEGSDHQVVLTVFLASGCVHGGNGGGYIIGKDA, encoded by the exons CTTCCTTCAACCACGGAGACAATGAATCGATGGGTCCTATGCATTGTGAGCACATTGCTTCTGATGAACTGGTCGGCGGTGGCAGAGTGGGAGACGTGCTCGGGGATAGTACCAATGCAATATCGATATGATAAGATATCGATATTGGACTTTGGAGGTGTAGGTGATGGAAAGACATTGAATACAAAAGCATTTAGAGAAGCAATTTTTAGAATTGAACACTTGAAGAGGAGGGGTGGAACTTTGCTTTACATACCTCCTGGTGTATACTTGACCGGTCCATTTAATCTTACCAGTCGAATGACTCTTTATTTAGCCGGTGGTGCTGTTATCAAAGCTACTCAG GATCCAAGTCAATGGCCATTGGTCGATCCATTGCCTTCATATGGAAGAGGAAGAGAGCGACCTGGTGGAAGGTATATGAGCTTACTCCATGGAAATGGGCTCCATGATGTGATTATCACTG GTGAGAATGGTACTATTGATGGCCAGGGTGATGTTTGGTGGAATATGTGGAGGCAAAGAACTCTTCAATATACACGACCTCATCTCGTTGAACTAATGAACTCCAGAGGCATAATCTTTTCTAATGTCATTTTCAAGAACTCTCCCTTTTGGAATATCCACCCTGTTTATTGCAG CAACGTTGTCATTCGACATGTCACCATATTGGCTCCAGCTGATTCACCAAACACTGATGGAATCGATCCAG ATTCAAGCTCTAATGTCTGCATAGAAGATTCCTATATTTCAGTAGGGGATGACCTAATAGCCGTAAAGAGTGGCTGGGATCAGTATGGTATTGCTTATGGTCGCTCTAGTCATGGCATAACAATCCGAAGGATAACTGGATCGTCTCCATTTGCTGGAATTGCAGTTGGAAGCGAAACTTCTGGTGGCGTAGTGGATGTTTTAGCTGAGCATATAAGCCTTTTCAACATGGGAGTTGGCATTCACATTAAGACGAACATTGGTCGAGGAGGGATGATCAGAAACATTACGGTCTCAAATGTCTACATGGAAAACACACGAATGGGGATTAAGATTGCAGGTGATGTTGGGGACCATCCGGATGGTAATTTCAATCCAAATGCTCTTCCAATTGTCAAGGGTATCAAGATTAAGGATGTTTGGGGTGAAAAGGTTTTGCAGGCTGGTTTGATTCGTGGCATAAAGAATTCCCCTTTCTCCGGGATTTGTCTCTCCAATATCAACCTTCATGGCAACCCTGGACCACGAAAGTTACCTTGGAAATGCTCAGATGTTAGAGGGGCTGCAATTCAAGTCAGCCCTTGGCCTTGCTCAGAACTCACCAGCAGCCAACAAACCGGTGCATGCTCTA TACATGGTCAAAGTAACTGTTCTCACCAGAAGAAAGTATCATATCTGTACCATGAGGGATCAGATCATCAAGTTGTGCTGACTGTGTTCCTGGCTTCAGGTTGTGTGCATGGCGGAAATGGTGGTGGTTACATAATCGGGAAGGACGCTTAG
- the LOC107855312 gene encoding probable polygalacturonase isoform X1 yields MKCWPNGALWYYKQLMKLPSTTETMNRWVLCIVSTLLLMNWSAVAEWETCSGIVPMQYRYDKISILDFGGVGDGKTLNTKAFREAIFRIEHLKRRGGTLLYIPPGVYLTGPFNLTSRMTLYLAGGAVIKATQDPSQWPLVDPLPSYGRGRERPGGRYMSLLHGNGLHDVIITGENGTIDGQGDVWWNMWRQRTLQYTRPHLVELMNSRGIIFSNVIFKNSPFWNIHPVYCSNVVIRHVTILAPADSPNTDGIDPDSSSNVCIEDSYISVGDDLIAVKSGWDQYGIAYGRSSHGITIRRITGSSPFAGIAVGSETSGGVVDVLAEHISLFNMGVGIHIKTNIGRGGMIRNITVSNVYMENTRMGIKIAGDVGDHPDGNFNPNALPIVKGIKIKDVWGEKVLQAGLIRGIKNSPFSGICLSNINLHGNPGPRKLPWKCSDVRGAAIQVSPWPCSELTSSQQTGACSTYF; encoded by the exons CTTCCTTCAACCACGGAGACAATGAATCGATGGGTCCTATGCATTGTGAGCACATTGCTTCTGATGAACTGGTCGGCGGTGGCAGAGTGGGAGACGTGCTCGGGGATAGTACCAATGCAATATCGATATGATAAGATATCGATATTGGACTTTGGAGGTGTAGGTGATGGAAAGACATTGAATACAAAAGCATTTAGAGAAGCAATTTTTAGAATTGAACACTTGAAGAGGAGGGGTGGAACTTTGCTTTACATACCTCCTGGTGTATACTTGACCGGTCCATTTAATCTTACCAGTCGAATGACTCTTTATTTAGCCGGTGGTGCTGTTATCAAAGCTACTCAG GATCCAAGTCAATGGCCATTGGTCGATCCATTGCCTTCATATGGAAGAGGAAGAGAGCGACCTGGTGGAAGGTATATGAGCTTACTCCATGGAAATGGGCTCCATGATGTGATTATCACTG GTGAGAATGGTACTATTGATGGCCAGGGTGATGTTTGGTGGAATATGTGGAGGCAAAGAACTCTTCAATATACACGACCTCATCTCGTTGAACTAATGAACTCCAGAGGCATAATCTTTTCTAATGTCATTTTCAAGAACTCTCCCTTTTGGAATATCCACCCTGTTTATTGCAG CAACGTTGTCATTCGACATGTCACCATATTGGCTCCAGCTGATTCACCAAACACTGATGGAATCGATCCAG ATTCAAGCTCTAATGTCTGCATAGAAGATTCCTATATTTCAGTAGGGGATGACCTAATAGCCGTAAAGAGTGGCTGGGATCAGTATGGTATTGCTTATGGTCGCTCTAGTCATGGCATAACAATCCGAAGGATAACTGGATCGTCTCCATTTGCTGGAATTGCAGTTGGAAGCGAAACTTCTGGTGGCGTAGTGGATGTTTTAGCTGAGCATATAAGCCTTTTCAACATGGGAGTTGGCATTCACATTAAGACGAACATTGGTCGAGGAGGGATGATCAGAAACATTACGGTCTCAAATGTCTACATGGAAAACACACGAATGGGGATTAAGATTGCAGGTGATGTTGGGGACCATCCGGATGGTAATTTCAATCCAAATGCTCTTCCAATTGTCAAGGGTATCAAGATTAAGGATGTTTGGGGTGAAAAGGTTTTGCAGGCTGGTTTGATTCGTGGCATAAAGAATTCCCCTTTCTCCGGGATTTGTCTCTCCAATATCAACCTTCATGGCAACCCTGGACCACGAAAGTTACCTTGGAAATGCTCAGATGTTAGAGGGGCTGCAATTCAAGTCAGCCCTTGGCCTTGCTCAGAACTCACCAGCAGCCAACAAACCGGTGCATGCTCTACCTACTTCTGA